Proteins encoded together in one Ignavibacteriales bacterium window:
- a CDS encoding GH116 family glycosyl-hydrolase, translating into MTLLLFSSARSLCFAMLLLVSAAFAGNPVKSWPMIKHYDQKHLGQIALPIGGIGTGTISLGGRGDWRDWEIVNRPAKGFNPGAPFFAIRTTSVDGKVKVRAAQGPVDEHQYSGAFGVKDATNSALPCFRNCSFDAGYPFGIVNLADPDMPVKIRIKAFNPLVPTDPDASGIPIVSVTYEVTNLTASELDVAVCGTMENFVGNDGVKNVSSKNRNDFRKGTGFQGIFMSSDSVKPDDERWGTMALTTTASDGVSYRTSWLNAGWGTSILDFWDDFSDDGRLESRSPGANTPKASLAIQATLPARGMKEFTFFMTWHFPNRYAWSPTRIGNYYTTQYKDAWNVIEKTLPELARLENETVQFVSSLTGSDLPRVVMESALFNLSTLRTQTCFRSEDGRFFAWEGCGDKDGCCFGTCTHVWNYEQAVAFLFGSIAKSMRGVEFGKETDDAGLMSFRVKLPIDSGQWGKAAADGQMGCIMKMYRDWQLSGDNAMLTSLWPNVKKALEFCWIKGGWDANKDGVMEGCQHNTMDVEYYGPNPQMGIWYLGALKSAEQMALFMHDTEFASTCQSLFSHGSRWIDSALFNGEYYIHKILPPGDKSNIAPSLLVGMGSSDYANPDYQLGNACLVDQLIGQMMAHVSGLGYLTDPKHVQTTLASIMKYNYKKSLHDHFNCLRTFALGDEAALLMASYPKDRPKNPFPYFTEVMTGFEYTAAIGMLYDGRREDGLTCITSLRNRYDGLKRNPYDEAECGHHYGRAMISWAEILALTGFHYSAVNQEMSLTAKDGNYLWSNGYAYGMVSVKRAGSKKSVTLSVIKGQASFRTFTLNAYGKKVFAVPVRVEPGKTFGFDVTANDSKAGLPVYSPSGKQ; encoded by the coding sequence ATGACTCTTCTCCTTTTCTCCTCCGCCCGCAGTCTGTGTTTCGCGATGCTCCTCCTGGTTTCCGCCGCATTCGCCGGAAACCCCGTCAAATCCTGGCCTATGATCAAACACTATGATCAGAAGCATCTGGGTCAAATCGCTCTGCCCATCGGAGGAATTGGAACAGGGACAATCTCGCTTGGCGGCAGAGGAGATTGGAGGGATTGGGAAATCGTAAACCGACCGGCGAAAGGATTCAATCCGGGAGCGCCGTTCTTCGCAATTCGCACAACATCCGTTGATGGTAAGGTGAAGGTTCGCGCCGCGCAGGGACCGGTTGATGAACATCAGTACTCCGGTGCGTTCGGGGTCAAGGACGCGACAAATTCTGCCCTCCCCTGCTTCAGAAACTGCAGTTTCGATGCCGGCTATCCATTCGGGATCGTCAACCTCGCGGATCCTGATATGCCCGTCAAGATCAGGATCAAAGCATTTAATCCGTTGGTACCGACAGATCCCGACGCGAGCGGAATCCCGATCGTCTCGGTCACATACGAGGTCACAAACCTGACTGCCTCCGAGCTGGACGTCGCTGTGTGCGGAACGATGGAGAATTTTGTCGGAAACGACGGCGTCAAGAACGTCTCGTCGAAAAACCGGAATGATTTCAGGAAGGGAACGGGGTTTCAGGGGATCTTCATGTCGTCGGACAGCGTGAAGCCTGATGACGAGCGATGGGGAACCATGGCTCTGACGACAACGGCGAGCGATGGTGTAAGCTATCGCACTTCCTGGCTGAATGCCGGATGGGGCACGTCGATACTTGATTTCTGGGACGATTTCAGCGATGACGGACGCCTTGAAAGCAGATCTCCCGGAGCGAACACACCAAAGGCTTCGCTGGCGATTCAGGCAACATTACCTGCACGAGGAATGAAGGAGTTTACTTTTTTCATGACATGGCATTTCCCGAACCGGTATGCGTGGTCTCCGACACGGATCGGCAACTATTATACAACTCAGTACAAAGACGCATGGAATGTCATCGAGAAAACACTTCCTGAACTCGCTCGCCTGGAGAATGAGACGGTTCAGTTCGTGTCCTCTCTCACCGGAAGTGATTTGCCGCGGGTCGTGATGGAGTCCGCGCTGTTCAACCTCAGCACGCTGAGAACTCAGACCTGCTTCAGGAGCGAGGATGGCCGGTTCTTCGCCTGGGAGGGGTGCGGCGACAAGGATGGGTGTTGTTTCGGAACGTGCACCCACGTCTGGAACTATGAACAAGCTGTGGCGTTTCTTTTTGGATCCATCGCAAAATCGATGCGAGGGGTCGAGTTCGGCAAGGAGACTGACGATGCCGGGTTGATGAGTTTCCGGGTGAAGTTGCCCATTGACAGCGGCCAGTGGGGCAAAGCTGCTGCCGACGGGCAGATGGGATGCATCATGAAAATGTATCGAGACTGGCAACTCTCCGGCGACAACGCTATGCTGACCTCTCTCTGGCCGAACGTCAAGAAAGCGCTTGAATTCTGCTGGATCAAAGGGGGATGGGACGCCAACAAGGATGGGGTAATGGAAGGATGCCAGCATAACACGATGGACGTTGAATACTACGGTCCCAATCCCCAGATGGGAATCTGGTATCTCGGCGCACTGAAATCAGCCGAACAGATGGCGCTCTTCATGCACGACACCGAATTTGCCTCAACCTGCCAATCACTCTTCTCACATGGAAGCCGTTGGATAGACAGTGCGCTCTTCAATGGCGAGTACTATATCCACAAGATTCTGCCGCCAGGCGACAAGTCGAATATCGCGCCCAGCCTCCTCGTCGGCATGGGCTCGAGCGACTATGCCAATCCGGACTATCAGCTTGGCAACGCGTGTCTCGTCGATCAGCTGATCGGCCAGATGATGGCTCACGTAAGCGGACTCGGATATCTGACGGATCCGAAACATGTTCAAACCACGCTCGCCAGCATCATGAAATACAACTACAAGAAATCCCTGCATGATCATTTCAATTGCCTCCGGACGTTCGCGCTCGGAGACGAAGCGGCGCTTTTGATGGCAAGCTATCCGAAAGACCGTCCGAAGAACCCCTTCCCGTATTTTACGGAAGTGATGACGGGGTTTGAATATACGGCAGCAATTGGAATGCTGTACGACGGTCGGCGCGAGGACGGACTGACCTGCATCACGAGCTTGCGCAACCGGTACGACGGCTTGAAGCGCAACCCGTATGACGAAGCCGAGTGCGGTCATCATTACGGCAGGGCGATGATCAGCTGGGCGGAGATACTGGCGCTTACCGGCTTTCATTACTCTGCAGTCAATCAGGAAATGTCGTTGACAGCGAAAGACGGCAACTATTTGTGGTCCAATGGATATGCGTACGGGATGGTTTCTGTGAAGAGGGCCGGATCAAAGAAGTCTGTTACACTCTCTGTAATCAAAGGGCAAGCGTCATTCAGAACATTCACTTTGAATGCGTACGGAAAGAAAGTTTTCGCTGTCCCTGTTCGGGTTGAGCCGGGGAAGACGTTCGGGTTTGATGTCACCGCTAACGATTCAAAAGCGGGCTTGCCGGTGTACTCCCCGTCGGGAAAACAATAG
- a CDS encoding chitobiase/beta-hexosaminidase C-terminal domain-containing protein, with protein sequence MDTRSRSFVGMLCAVLLLSVQSSHASPLQESSSLRATLQLIPTPQKVIFGPGRFILTSDTRILLGNQKDEQDIFAALDLSDELQSELNIHPSLTKMLKGKAIVIGRPARDRVLQGALKAAGIAMPPELGDEGYVIHIAPSQILIAANSGAGVFYGVQTLKQLIRSNREGNALPCLTITDWPALRYRGWMDDISRGPIPTIAFLKEVIRKMAEHKQNFFTLYTEHVFRLKSHPEIAPADGITSEEVAELTSFARKYHIELVGNAQSFGHMENQLRSPFYNDIRENPSVVTPAVEETYRFLKEEYDEIVPSYQSMMFHINCDEVYGLGRGPSKRMVDSMGMPAVYAYHINRINNLIKPYGKRILMWGDITAQNPDIIEKLPKDLIVISWGYDAEESFEPAILPFKKTGFDFMVAPGVSCWTEVWPNMSTAVVNISNYVRDGVKLGAMGMMNTAWDDDGENLFSYNWHGLLWGAECSWHPALSLAGEEARKDRELRLAGFNRAFDELFFGTSGVADALFQFDSIRRYPVQGIVRDYGVWSSMFDTDAETTGEQAKAANEHIVSDANMLIGRLSALRDNAKRNARVLDFASFAAKRVLFTGEKNLARIALARSMRSGNGDGAASQRTELNRLLRTLHTLKAEYVGLWQQENRSWWLDRVLDKYDRLGNQFVDLDKTVIIEPAVSIAGEKRTIALKTAFNDQAIYYTTDGSEPTLRSRKYTAAFEIERSALIRARVFIDRQPYPPSEKFVLIHRAIGRLFKLNSTYSRYNRAYSAGGEMGLLDGVRGSENFADGRWQGYQGQDLDIIIDLQKPTSIKNISVGFLQNSFSWILMPDRVQIFVSDDQDKFVLAKEILNNVDPKEDGAIIKDFSAGFPQLVARYIRVVARNPGKLPSWHQSAGSESYIFADEIIVE encoded by the coding sequence ATGGATACTCGGTCACGCTCTTTTGTTGGAATGCTCTGTGCCGTACTGCTCTTGTCGGTGCAATCTTCTCATGCCAGCCCCCTGCAAGAGTCTTCCTCCTTGCGGGCTACGCTTCAGTTGATCCCTACCCCTCAGAAGGTGATTTTCGGCCCCGGCCGCTTTATATTGACTTCCGATACCAGGATACTCCTCGGCAATCAGAAGGATGAACAAGACATCTTTGCTGCGTTGGACCTGTCTGATGAATTGCAGTCAGAACTGAATATTCATCCGTCCCTCACGAAGATGTTGAAGGGAAAGGCCATCGTCATCGGTCGGCCCGCGAGAGATAGGGTTCTTCAGGGTGCGTTGAAAGCGGCCGGAATTGCCATGCCGCCGGAGCTGGGCGATGAAGGATACGTCATCCATATTGCTCCCTCTCAAATCCTCATCGCCGCCAATTCAGGAGCCGGAGTATTCTATGGCGTGCAGACGCTCAAGCAGCTCATCCGATCCAACAGAGAGGGCAATGCCCTTCCATGTCTCACCATCACCGACTGGCCTGCCCTTCGATACAGGGGTTGGATGGATGACATCAGCCGCGGTCCCATACCGACGATCGCATTTCTCAAAGAAGTCATCAGGAAGATGGCAGAGCACAAGCAGAATTTCTTCACCCTCTACACAGAGCATGTCTTCCGGCTGAAATCTCATCCCGAAATCGCTCCCGCCGACGGAATCACATCAGAGGAGGTTGCAGAGCTGACATCCTTTGCGAGGAAGTACCACATTGAACTCGTCGGCAACGCGCAATCGTTCGGGCACATGGAAAACCAGCTCCGGTCCCCGTTCTATAATGATATCAGAGAGAACCCCTCCGTCGTCACGCCTGCAGTTGAGGAAACCTATCGATTTCTCAAGGAGGAGTACGACGAAATTGTGCCTTCCTATCAAAGCATGATGTTTCACATCAACTGTGACGAAGTATATGGTCTTGGACGCGGCCCGAGCAAACGGATGGTCGACTCGATGGGCATGCCCGCAGTCTATGCGTATCATATCAACCGGATCAACAATCTCATCAAGCCGTATGGCAAGCGGATTTTGATGTGGGGGGACATCACCGCTCAGAACCCTGACATCATCGAAAAACTTCCGAAGGATCTCATTGTGATTTCGTGGGGATATGACGCTGAAGAGAGTTTTGAGCCGGCGATTCTTCCGTTCAAGAAGACGGGATTCGATTTCATGGTTGCGCCCGGCGTGAGCTGCTGGACGGAAGTGTGGCCCAACATGTCCACCGCTGTTGTCAATATCTCCAATTATGTGCGCGACGGTGTGAAGCTGGGCGCGATGGGAATGATGAACACCGCGTGGGACGACGACGGTGAGAACTTGTTCTCGTACAACTGGCACGGTCTTCTCTGGGGTGCAGAGTGTTCGTGGCATCCGGCTTTATCGCTTGCAGGCGAGGAGGCCCGGAAGGACCGGGAATTGCGGTTGGCCGGGTTCAATCGGGCCTTTGATGAACTGTTCTTCGGAACAAGCGGCGTTGCAGACGCCTTGTTCCAATTCGATTCTATTCGGCGTTACCCGGTTCAGGGAATTGTAAGGGATTACGGTGTCTGGAGCAGCATGTTCGATACTGATGCCGAAACCACGGGTGAGCAGGCGAAGGCTGCAAACGAGCATATCGTGAGCGATGCGAACATGCTCATCGGGCGATTGAGCGCTCTCCGAGACAACGCAAAGCGGAATGCCCGCGTGCTGGATTTTGCCTCATTCGCTGCGAAACGTGTACTTTTTACGGGAGAGAAGAATCTCGCCCGCATTGCCCTTGCACGGTCAATGAGGTCCGGCAATGGCGACGGGGCGGCGTCTCAAAGAACCGAACTCAACCGCCTGCTCCGCACGCTGCATACACTCAAAGCTGAGTACGTGGGATTGTGGCAGCAGGAAAACCGATCATGGTGGCTGGACAGGGTTTTGGACAAATACGACCGGCTTGGCAATCAGTTCGTCGATCTCGACAAAACCGTGATCATCGAACCAGCGGTATCAATTGCCGGGGAAAAGAGGACGATCGCACTCAAGACGGCGTTCAATGACCAGGCGATCTACTATACGACAGACGGCTCTGAGCCGACGCTTCGCTCAAGGAAATACACCGCAGCATTTGAGATCGAACGCAGCGCGCTCATTCGCGCGAGGGTGTTTATCGATCGACAGCCGTATCCACCGTCGGAGAAATTCGTGTTGATTCATAGAGCCATCGGGAGATTGTTCAAACTCAATTCCACATACAGTCGGTACAATCGTGCATACTCTGCGGGTGGCGAGATGGGTTTACTCGATGGTGTACGGGGCTCGGAGAATTTCGCGGACGGGCGCTGGCAGGGGTACCAGGGGCAGGATCTTGACATCATCATCGATCTGCAGAAGCCCACAAGCATCAAGAACATCAGCGTGGGGTTTTTGCAGAATAGCTTTTCCTGGATCCTGATGCCCGATCGCGTTCAGATATTTGTTTCGGACGACCAGGACAAGTTTGTCCTGGCGAAAGAGATTCTCAACAACGTCGATCCGAAGGAGGATGGAGCGATCATCAAAGACTTCAGTGCGGGTTTTCCGCAGCTTGTCGCTCGCTACATCAGGGTCGTCGCCAGGAATCCCGGGAAGCTTCCCTCGTGGCATCAGTCTGCAGGAAGCGAATCGTACATCTTCGCGGATGAGATTATCGTTGAGTAG
- a CDS encoding alpha-L-fucosidase encodes MRVHILLAITVLFVSTTLSRQERNFAIIKSGESLPGIVRKAANVTPSPRQLAWQQQEFIAFAHFGMNTFMDQEWGKGTESPSVFNPGDFDARQWVTVIKDAGMKLLIITAKHHDGFCLWQSKYTLHSVKTSPWKGGKGDVVGEVALACKEVGLKFGVYLSPWDRHEPTFGDSLRYNEYFRNQLRELLTSYGEISEVWFDGANAEGPNGKKQIYDWSSYYKVIRDLAPNAVIAIMGPDVRWVGTESGYGRETEWSVVPNITQNLESIAASSQQFPVDGAFTPRDLMDDDLGGRQKIKNASALVWYPSETDVSIRPGWFYHSNQDNLVKSPAKLVDIFYSSVGRNSVLLLNIPPDKRGRITEHDIKSLQGMRKILDQTFKSNLAAGATIIASNEKLGHKAAAIIDHHPTGYWTTDDGVESATLEFRFPEEQTFDRLMLQENIAVGQRIESFRLDAWTDKAWKTIAGGTTVGYKRLLRFPAVTSRNVRLVIDSSRTNPTLSAFALYKSPPSVVIEPNGGTFERDLRVRLLSDAKNSSIFYTLDGSEPTLQSPRYAGPIRLTRSTLVRAAASIGDEPAVESTEARFTKCLKVRSVVFDKPCNAKYPGRGDSTIIDGRRGSIDFQDKAWLGFSGDDVVATLDLGTSKPVHKITIGFLQQQGSWIFLPTEVTFLVSEDGTNWKTLGAQSNAVKQTESVRVEDYSRAVRNASARFVRVTAKNVGVCPSWHSGAGDKAWLFVDEIVVE; translated from the coding sequence ATGCGAGTCCATATACTACTGGCTATAACTGTACTGTTTGTATCCACCACCCTCAGCCGGCAGGAAAGGAACTTCGCCATCATCAAATCCGGCGAATCCCTTCCGGGTATCGTACGCAAGGCCGCCAACGTCACCCCCTCTCCACGCCAACTGGCGTGGCAGCAACAGGAATTCATTGCCTTCGCCCACTTCGGTATGAACACCTTCATGGATCAGGAGTGGGGAAAAGGAACCGAAAGCCCTTCCGTTTTCAATCCGGGCGATTTCGACGCACGGCAATGGGTTACAGTAATCAAAGACGCCGGGATGAAACTGCTCATCATCACCGCAAAGCATCACGACGGTTTTTGCCTTTGGCAGAGCAAGTACACGCTTCACAGCGTCAAAACCAGCCCGTGGAAAGGCGGCAAAGGAGACGTTGTGGGTGAGGTTGCTCTTGCCTGCAAAGAAGTGGGGCTCAAATTTGGTGTGTATCTCTCCCCGTGGGACCGGCACGAGCCGACATTCGGAGATTCTCTTCGCTACAACGAGTATTTCCGCAATCAACTGCGCGAGCTCCTCACGAGCTATGGTGAAATTTCTGAAGTCTGGTTCGACGGCGCAAACGCCGAGGGACCGAACGGGAAAAAGCAGATCTACGACTGGTCTTCATATTACAAGGTGATCCGCGACCTGGCGCCGAATGCAGTCATCGCCATTATGGGACCCGACGTTCGGTGGGTCGGCACTGAATCGGGGTACGGGAGGGAAACCGAGTGGAGCGTCGTTCCGAACATCACACAGAACCTGGAATCTATCGCTGCTTCTTCACAGCAGTTTCCCGTTGACGGGGCTTTCACGCCGCGGGATCTGATGGATGATGACCTCGGAGGGAGGCAGAAAATCAAGAACGCATCCGCGTTGGTCTGGTATCCTTCTGAAACAGATGTTTCAATTCGTCCCGGTTGGTTCTATCACTCAAACCAGGACAACCTGGTCAAATCCCCCGCGAAGCTGGTGGACATTTTCTACAGCTCCGTCGGACGCAATTCAGTTCTCCTCCTCAATATTCCTCCTGACAAGCGCGGGCGGATCACGGAGCACGATATCAAGAGCCTTCAGGGAATGCGCAAGATTCTCGATCAGACTTTCAAATCCAACCTTGCGGCTGGCGCAACGATCATCGCTTCTAATGAAAAGCTCGGACACAAAGCTGCCGCAATCATTGACCATCATCCGACAGGTTACTGGACTACTGATGATGGTGTTGAATCCGCGACGCTTGAATTCCGATTTCCGGAAGAACAAACGTTCGATCGATTGATGCTGCAGGAGAACATCGCTGTCGGACAGAGGATAGAGTCTTTCCGTCTTGATGCCTGGACCGACAAAGCCTGGAAGACGATTGCGGGGGGAACGACGGTTGGCTACAAGCGACTGCTCCGTTTTCCCGCTGTGACGTCCCGCAACGTGAGACTCGTAATCGACTCATCACGTACAAATCCGACCCTCTCCGCTTTTGCCCTGTACAAATCACCCCCGTCGGTGGTTATCGAGCCCAACGGCGGCACCTTTGAGCGCGATCTCCGCGTTCGGCTCTTGTCCGACGCGAAGAACTCATCGATTTTCTATACGCTCGACGGCAGCGAACCGACGCTGCAATCGCCGCGCTACGCGGGACCAATCAGGCTGACCCGTTCCACTCTGGTCAGAGCCGCTGCCTCCATCGGCGATGAACCGGCCGTCGAGTCCACCGAAGCGCGGTTCACAAAGTGTTTAAAGGTACGATCGGTGGTCTTCGACAAACCGTGCAACGCAAAGTACCCGGGCCGGGGTGATTCAACGATTATTGACGGTCGTCGCGGTTCAATCGATTTTCAGGACAAGGCATGGCTGGGGTTCAGCGGAGACGATGTGGTTGCGACGCTTGACCTCGGAACATCAAAGCCCGTTCACAAGATCACAATTGGTTTCTTGCAGCAACAGGGCTCGTGGATTTTCTTACCAACGGAGGTTACTTTTCTTGTATCTGAGGATGGAACTAACTGGAAAACGCTGGGGGCCCAAAGCAATGCGGTGAAACAAACAGAGAGTGTTCGTGTGGAAGATTATTCCCGGGCCGTTAGGAACGCGTCGGCAAGATTTGTGAGGGTTACTGCGAAGAACGTCGGTGTGTGCCCATCGTGGCATTCCGGCGCCGGAGATAAGGCGTGGCTATTTGTTGATGAGATCGTGGTGGAATAA
- a CDS encoding VF530 family protein, with protein sequence MDTGQATKDQPNNPLHGKTLEMILHHLVDQYGWKELGLRIKIRCFIENPSIRSSLKFLRKTPWARKKVESLYLESIEK encoded by the coding sequence ATGGACACAGGACAAGCGACCAAAGACCAGCCGAACAATCCTCTCCACGGCAAAACACTGGAGATGATCCTGCATCATCTGGTTGATCAATACGGCTGGAAAGAACTGGGACTGAGAATCAAGATCCGATGCTTCATTGAAAATCCGAGCATCCGGTCAAGCCTGAAGTTTCTTCGCAAGACACCATGGGCGAGAAAAAAGGTTGAGAGCCTCTATCTTGAGAGCATTGAGAAGTGA
- a CDS encoding putative Ig domain-containing protein — MRQRLWIMLGLLILGTLFISLPLLGQATKPDFVLSGKYDGGKVYLKWTGLPGDSVRMNYIYRGISGTMTPVVRLDSTTKFEFVDQSPPKVALPLTYSVGALMKNGTFRSSNTVEVRPVESVIITSIPRETGAINTPYTYQVIAVSTDAGATLQYALSAKPERMTIDSARGLIQWTPTQRGFFKTSVVVTSSKGARAEQTFTITISGPAGTVSGLITDLLGKPVANVAVLLMPRTAALTPQYKGYTDPLGKYMVAGVDSGTYFARAIPTSGNFMEQWFDGVTVQERATPILVKPNITSTVNFVLGAKNDVVQITSRPLESAAPNVPYSYQVTATSSDPAAMLKYQLSVRPDGMNIDSVRGLISWLPAAKGSFKVAIVVVSSKGGRAEQSFGITVSGPGGSVAGSVRDTLNKPVAGVYIQLYQANGTQASDLKIISDAAGAFIFARVDSGKYFARAIPTRGDFGEQWYNGALTLDKATPVVVLPNTVTTVNFTLKVKAIPPQFSVSGTALDETKKVMREATVVFTSTMLTTVNPTSSIISPEAVYKVRADSTGKYAIKLPQSTYTVMATAPGFVTMFFDGKPDVLTATPLKLSRDTSGINFTLKSISSIATGKISGSVIDSATKAGLRSKVIAYRVQGAKIYLDGLGVYPAEADSTGKYTIANLLPGDYIVLALPLGPYAPTYYSLNGSTTNWERATKIGINGNSVTGITISAKPLVRRVPGYNSISGLVSISGMPGDGVQSGNAAGAIVYALLNPDDVAGFGITDETGKFFIEELAPGSYTLVVDKVNFVSGASAKANSVFNTVVGEASPSATASLTLSPLLLTAVEEKTSHPEEFVLEQNYPNPFNPSTAIKYQLAASSFVTLRVYDMLGRDVATVINRMETSGIHTAMWDGKDDRGESVASGIYLYQLRVGHSVMTRKMLLLR, encoded by the coding sequence ATGAGACAAAGACTCTGGATCATGCTCGGTCTGCTGATTCTGGGCACGCTCTTCATCTCTCTCCCCCTGCTGGGGCAAGCCACAAAGCCCGACTTCGTGCTGAGCGGCAAATACGATGGGGGGAAGGTGTATCTCAAATGGACGGGGCTTCCGGGGGATTCTGTCCGGATGAATTACATCTACCGCGGAATCAGCGGCACAATGACGCCGGTTGTGAGACTCGACTCCACAACGAAATTCGAATTCGTGGACCAATCGCCCCCGAAGGTCGCCCTCCCGCTCACGTACTCTGTCGGCGCGCTCATGAAGAACGGCACGTTCCGTTCGAGCAATACCGTCGAGGTACGTCCGGTTGAGAGCGTCATCATCACATCGATTCCCAGAGAAACCGGAGCGATCAACACGCCATATACATATCAGGTTATCGCAGTGTCGACAGACGCGGGCGCAACGCTGCAATACGCGCTCTCAGCGAAGCCTGAGCGAATGACGATCGATTCCGCCCGCGGACTTATTCAATGGACACCGACACAACGGGGTTTCTTCAAAACCTCTGTGGTTGTTACTTCGTCCAAAGGGGCGCGCGCCGAGCAAACGTTTACCATCACCATCAGCGGTCCAGCCGGGACGGTGAGCGGTCTCATCACGGATCTGCTCGGGAAGCCGGTCGCAAACGTGGCGGTTCTTCTGATGCCAAGAACCGCAGCACTGACACCACAGTACAAAGGATATACCGATCCGCTTGGAAAATACATGGTTGCCGGTGTTGATTCCGGCACCTACTTCGCGCGCGCCATACCGACCTCAGGCAACTTCATGGAGCAGTGGTTCGACGGTGTCACAGTGCAGGAACGCGCAACACCGATTCTTGTGAAACCGAATATCACGTCGACGGTCAATTTCGTGCTGGGCGCGAAAAATGACGTCGTTCAGATTACTTCAAGACCCCTTGAATCAGCGGCGCCAAACGTTCCCTACTCCTACCAGGTAACAGCGACTTCATCAGATCCAGCCGCCATGCTGAAGTATCAACTAAGCGTCAGGCCGGACGGCATGAACATCGACTCCGTGAGGGGGCTCATCTCATGGCTTCCCGCGGCAAAGGGGAGCTTCAAAGTAGCGATCGTTGTCGTTTCATCGAAAGGGGGACGCGCGGAACAATCCTTTGGAATCACGGTCAGTGGACCCGGCGGCTCGGTTGCAGGGAGTGTAAGAGACACACTGAACAAACCGGTTGCCGGAGTGTACATCCAGTTGTATCAGGCAAACGGGACTCAGGCGTCCGATCTCAAGATCATCTCCGATGCGGCCGGCGCCTTTATTTTCGCGCGAGTGGACTCCGGGAAGTACTTTGCCAGGGCAATCCCGACGAGAGGAGATTTCGGCGAACAATGGTACAACGGCGCGCTGACGCTCGACAAAGCAACGCCCGTCGTTGTTCTGCCAAACACAGTGACGACCGTGAATTTCACTCTGAAGGTAAAAGCGATCCCGCCGCAATTTTCGGTGAGCGGAACAGCCCTTGACGAGACGAAGAAAGTGATGCGCGAAGCGACAGTGGTGTTCACGTCGACCATGCTGACGACCGTCAACCCGACCAGCAGCATCATAAGTCCTGAAGCCGTTTACAAAGTGCGCGCCGACTCAACGGGCAAGTACGCCATCAAGCTTCCTCAGAGCACGTATACCGTGATGGCAACGGCGCCCGGATTTGTCACGATGTTTTTCGACGGCAAGCCCGATGTGTTGACCGCCACTCCTCTCAAACTCAGCCGGGATACTTCTGGTATCAATTTCACACTGAAATCCATCAGTTCGATTGCGACAGGGAAGATCAGCGGGAGTGTCATAGACTCAGCCACCAAAGCCGGACTCCGTTCCAAGGTCATTGCCTATCGCGTTCAAGGGGCAAAGATCTATTTGGATGGACTAGGAGTGTATCCCGCCGAGGCGGATTCAACAGGGAAGTACACCATCGCCAATTTGCTGCCGGGGGACTACATCGTTCTTGCCCTGCCGTTGGGACCGTACGCACCGACGTACTACAGCCTGAACGGATCAACCACGAATTGGGAACGAGCCACAAAAATCGGCATCAACGGCAACTCTGTCACGGGTATCACAATCAGCGCGAAGCCGTTGGTGAGAAGGGTCCCGGGATACAATTCCATTTCCGGCTTGGTTTCAATAAGCGGAATGCCCGGGGATGGGGTGCAATCGGGCAATGCGGCAGGAGCAATTGTGTATGCCCTTCTAAACCCGGATGATGTTGCGGGATTTGGCATCACGGACGAAACGGGGAAGTTCTTCATCGAAGAACTGGCACCGGGTTCGTACACGTTGGTGGTGGACAAAGTGAATTTTGTTTCGGGCGCTTCAGCGAAAGCAAATTCGGTTTTCAATACCGTTGTCGGTGAAGCCTCTCCCTCTGCGACAGCATCCTTAACGCTGTCGCCCTTATTGCTGACGGCCGTTGAGGAGAAAACAAGCCACCCGGAAGAATTCGTCCTGGAGCAGAATTATCCCAACCCGTTCAATCCGTCGACAGCTATTAAATATCAGCTCGCAGCAAGCAGCTTCGTGACCCTCAGAGTTTATGACATGCTCGGCCGCGACGTTGCCACAGTTATCAACAGAATGGAAACATCGGGAATCCACACCGCGATGTGGGATGGGAAGGACGATCGCGGAGAATCGGTCGCATCCGGGATCTATTTGTATCAGCTTCGGGTTGGGCATTCGGTGATGACGAGAAAGATGCTTCTTCTCAGATAA